The nucleotide sequence CGTCAGGAAGAAGCTGGTGAACGCGAGGACGCAGAGGTAGCCCTGGCTGCGCATCCCCGGCAGCCGCCAGAGCGAGGAACCGCCCCCCGCCGGCGGGAGCAACGTCAGGCGAAGACCTCGAATTCGTCCGGCTCCACACCGACGCCGGCCGCCAGCAGTTTGTCCCGCTGTTCGCGCCGGATGGCCTGCTCGTCGGGATCCGGCACCGGTACGGCGGCCAGGAGTCGCTTCGTGTAGTCGTCGAGCGGGTTCGACAGGATCTGCTCCCTGGTCCCCATTTCGACCAACTTCCCGTGGTGCATGACGACGATGCGGCGGGCCAGGATCTCCACCACCGCGAGGTCGTGCGAGACGAACAGGCAGGCGAAGCCCTGGTCCCGCTGCAGTTCCTGGAATAGGTCCAGCACCTTGGCCTGGACCGACACATCGAGCGCCGACGTCGGCTCGTCGGCGATCAGCAGCTTGGGACTCAGCGCCAGCGCTCTGGCGATACCGACACGCTGACGTTGACCGCCGGAAAGCTCGTGGGGATAACGGTTCCGCAGGGCGCGCGGCAGCTGGACCTGGTCCAGCAACGCCTCGACACGGGCCGACAGCGCCTTCTTGCCCTTCACGACCTTGCGCAGCAGCAGCGGCTCACCGATCGACTCGCCGACCGGAAGTCTCGGGTTCAGCGACGAACCCGGATCCTGGAACACGAAACTCACGTCGTTCCGGACGGTCCGCAGATCGGACTCCCTGGCATTGACCATGTTCGTCCCGACCACCGAGGCGGACCCCTCCACGAACGGCAGCAGTCCGACGATGGCGCGCCCGATCGTGGTCTTGCCGGACCCGGACTCACCCACCAGGCCGACGACCTCGCCCTGACCGATGGCCAGGGTGAAGTCGTCGACGGCCCGGAACGCCGGCGTACGACCTCGCCGTGGATACTCGACCGCCACGTCGACCAGGTCGACCACGAGCGGCACTCCCGCGGGAGCGGTTGCCCTGCGCAGCTTGTCGACCTCGACCGGGGTGGTGTGCGTGCTGGAGGTCGGCGCTGCGCCGTCGAGTGCGTCGGCCAGGTGGGAGGCGACCTCGACGCCCTCGGTCGCGACCACCGAACCGAGGTGGGGGACGGCCTCCAGCAACTGGCGGGTGTAGGCCTGCTGGGGATGACGGAAAATCTCCCTCGCGGTGCCGGTCTCGACGATCCTTCCTTCCTTCATCACGATGATCCGGGTGGCCATGTCGGCCACCACCCCCATGTCGTGGGTGATCAGGATGATGGACGCGTCCAGCCGGTCCTTCAGGTCGCGCATCAGCTTGAGCACCTCGGCCTGGACCGTGACGTCGAGGGCGGTGGTCGGCTCGTCGGCGATCAGCAGGCGCGGATCCATCGCGAGCGACTGCGCGATCATGGCGCGCTGCCGTTGACCACCGGACAACTGGTGCGGGTAGGCGTCGACGCGCCGCTCCGGGTCCGGGATCTCGACCATCGTCAGCAGCTCGATGGCCCTCTTGCGGGCCTGCGACGGGGCCATCGCCTGGTGGGTGCGCAACATCTCCATGATCTGGAAACCGATGGTGTACACCGGATTCAGCGCAGTCATCGGCTCCTGGAAGATCACCGAGACCTCTTTGCCCCGGATGGCCCTGAAGGCACGCTGGGACGCGCCGACCAGCTCCCGCTGACCCAGCTTGATCGAGCCCTCCACGTGGGAGTTCTTCGGCAGCAGGCCCATGATCGACATCGCGATCGTCGACTTGCCCGACCCTGATTCACCGACGATGGCCAGCACTTCGCCGGGGAAGAGCTTGAAGCTTGCCTGTTCGACGGCCGGGTACCAGGTGCCGTCGACCCAGAAGTCGATGTCCAGATCGTCGACGGAAAGAACGGGGGCGACCTGTCCGGACCCACTCGGGTCGACAGGGATCTCAGCGTGGGTCATGGTGCCCTTCTCGATGTGTGGTTCCTGGATCTGCGACGGGTCGTCCCGAACGGGCGGCCGGGTCGATACATGTCACCATGGTCGAGTGTCCTCCACCGACCCGACGACGGCCCAGACCTTCAGACCGACCTTCGGACGATGGCTGACCGCGGCGATCTGGACGTTGTCGGTGATCGCGCTCCTGTCCGCCTTCATCCAGAGCCCCGCGGCCGGACTGCGGGCGGCGCCCTGGCTGGCACTGCTGTCCGGCGCGGTCTGGGCGGCGTACTGGCGACCCCAGGTGGCCGTCGACGTCGCCGGGGTGCACCTGGTGAACGTCCTGCGCACGATCGACCTGCCCTGGCCGTCCATCCAGCGGATCGACACCAAGTGGGCACTGACGCTGTTCACCGCCTACGGCAAGTTCCCGGCCTGGGCCGCCCCGGCGCCCGGGGGGATGAACGCGACCCTGATCAGCCGGCGAACGGGGTCCGGCCTGCCGCCGTCCACCTTCGGCCCGCACGGCACGATCCGCCCGGGTGACCATCCGGACAGCGCCTCGGGCGCGGCCGCCGCAGTGGTGCGGCGCCAGTGGGAGGAACTCCGCGATCTCGGCTTCCTCGACGATCCGCGCCTCGAGTTCAGCCGACCGCCGATCCGACTGCATCGGAGGACGATCGTGGCCGGTGCGCTCCTGCTGCTCGCCTGTGCGGCGTCCGCCCTGCTCTGACGTCGGGGCAGCTGGTCCGTTCGCGGCGATCGAGAGCATCGACGTCAGACCTCGGCCGGAGCCAGGGTCGACCGGGCGATCTCCTTCGACTTCCGCAGATCCCTGGCCTTCGGGATCCGCTTCTGCCGTGGATCGTAGGCGTCGCGCAGACCGTCACCGATGAAGTTCAGGCACAGCACGATGACGATGATGAAGATGCCCGGCCAGAAGAACAGGTAGGGCTGGCCGGTCAGGATCGCCGCCTGGTAGGTCGAGATCAGCGAGCCCAGCGACACATCGGGGTACTGGATGCCGAAGCCGAGGAACGACAGCGCCGCCTCCACCAGGATGCTGCTGCTGATGGTCAGGGTGGCGTTGACCACGATGACACCGACGGAGTTCGGCATCATGTGCTTGAAGATGATCCGGGCCGACGAGGCGCCGGCCACCTTGGCGGCATCGACGAACTCGCGCTCGCGCAGCGTCAGGAACTCAGCTCTGACCAACCTGGTCATCGAGGTCCACGACAGCAGACCGAGCGCGACCGCGACCGAAACGACCCCCCGTGCCGAGAAGACGAACCCGAGCACGGCCGTCACCAGCAGCACCGGCAGGGTGATGATCAGGTCGGTGAAACGCATGATCAGCGAGTCCACCCAGCCGCGGTAGTAGCCGGCGATCGCGCCGAGCACCACGCCGACCACGGTGGACAGGATCCCGGTGATCACCACGAGGGTCAGGGTCTGCTGGATTCCCCGCATCACCTGTGCGAAGTTGTCCTGGCCGTGCTGGCCGTCCGCGCCGAACGGGTACTGGCCCATCGAGAAGAAATCGTGACCTCCGATGCCGAAGATCGACAGGGAGGCCCCCGCCCCTTCCGGCGGGGCGATGACGTCGAAGTAGTTGTGCCGCCACCATCCCGGGATCGGACCCCATCCGATGGAGGTCGCCGACAGCAGCAGGATGAGGATCAGTGCCGTCAGTGAGATGACAGCGCCGCGGTGCCGGAAGAATCGCTTCCGGACGATCTGGGATTGCGAGAGGCCGGCGACCTCGCGCTGTTCCAGCGTGCCCTTCTCGCCGGGCTCCAGCGGGACGACGTCACGGCTCGGATCCGGGCTCATGTGTTCGGTCATGTCAGCTCAGCCTGATCCGGGGGTCGAGGGCCGCATAGGCGATGTCGGCCAGAAGGTTGGCAAGAACGGCGATCAGGGCGCCCACCACGAAGAAGGCCATGACGGGGTTCGGGTCGGCCTGTCTCAGACCCTGGGAGAACAACGAACCCATGGACTTCCAGCCGAAGACCTGCTCGGTCAGCACGGCCCCGCCGATCAGACCCGAGATGTCGAAGGCGACCACGGTGGCCATCGGGATCAGCGCGTTGCGGAAGGCGTGCCGCATGACCACCGTCCGCTCGGTCAGGCCCTTGGATCTGGCCGTGCGGATGTAGTCCTGGTTCATCACCTCCAGCATGCTCGCCCGGGAGAACCGTGAGTGCGTGGCCAGCGAGATCAACATCAGCGTAATCGTCGGCAGCACGAGGTGGGTGAGCGTGTCGGTGGTCTGGATCCAGAAGTCACCCTGCAGGTTGGGGGTGGAGGGCAGGGTCGTCCGGATGGGCCGTCCGGCGATCGCGGGATTGCTCGAGTAGCTCTGCCATGCCCGCATCAGACGGTCCACGAAGATGATGAAACCGGTCGCCGCACCGGTCAACGCTCCAGTGCGCGCGGAGAGACCCTTGTCGTCGCCCCCGAAGGCGTATCCGACGCCGACACCGACGAGAATCGCGATCACCAGGATGAGAATCATCTTGGCCCAGGACATGCCGTTGTGGAAAGGCCAGTACTGCAACGGGTACCACAGCGCGACGCCGATGGCCACGACGGTCATCGAGGTGTAGAGGGCCTTCTTGTTCGACAACCCGGCCGTGAGCACGGTGATGCCCAGACCCAGCAGGACCGAGAGCACGGCGATGACGACCGGTCCGAGAGACGGGTTCACGAGCCAGTGGTCGACGGTGATGTAGTACATCGCGACCAGCGCGACGACGAAGATGATCGCGCCGATCGTCAGACGCCGGAGGATCTCTCCGGGAACGAGGGAGTATCCGATCACGGCGACGGCGGCCGAGACCAGGAAGATGGCCGACCAGGAGAACGATCCCCCGGTGTCCAGGAACGTGTTGAACCGGATCGCCAGCAGGTCCTTGAGGATCACCCCGATGAAGAACACCGGGAGGGCGAAGAACAGGAACGCCAGGAACGTCACGCCGTAGTCGAGGCCGGAGTACTGGCGGAGCGCCGACACCACGCCGATGGCGATCCCCAGGATGACGGCCAGGATCGTCGACGCCAGAATGAGTTTGATCGACTGACCAAGGGCGGCACTCAGCAGGCCGTTCACGGGCGTCTGCTGGATGTTCTGCCCGAAATCGCACTTTCCGACGAAACAGCCGCTGACTCCCTTGAGCCAGATGAAGAAGCGGAAGACCGGATTCACGTCCAGGTGCAATGTCGCGGTGACGGTCGCGATCGCCTGCCCGCGCTGGGCGGCAGGGAGACCTCTGGCGTCGCCCAGCGGGTCACCCGCGTTGGCTACCAGGATGTAGGCGATGAAGCTCGCGCCGATCGTGATGAAGATTGCGGCGATGACGCGCCGCACGATGAAGGTGAGCACCTGGTGTCCCTTTCGCGCTGGTTCCCCTCCGTGCCCCGGGGGCAGCCTGGAGGTGGATCCCGATCAGAAGTCTGCAGCAACACGAAGCCGTCCTGGCCGGGACCACCAGGGGTCCCGGCCAGGACGGTCTACCACATCATCCGATCAGCCTGCGATCTTCCATTCCCAGAAGTTGGAGAAGACGCCCGGCACCAGGCCGATGCCACCCACTCCGGTCACCTTGTTCGTGTCGAACGCGGTGATGTCCGGGAACTGGAACAGGATCGTCCCGAACCCGTCCTTGACCAGCTGCTGCTCGGTCTCGGTCAGCAGCTTCGTCTGGGTGGCGGCGTCGGTGGTGATGTTCAGCTGGTTCATCCACTTGTCGACGTCGGCGTTCTTGTAGCCGTAGAAGTTGTTCTGGCCCGCTGCGCCGCTCAGGAAGTTCGGCGGGTTCTGCGCGACACCGGTGGTGCTGTTCTGCCAGCCGAACAGGACGGCGTCGTAGATCTTGGTGTTCGTCAGCTGGCTGCTCCACTTGGCGTTCTTGCCGTCGATCACGTTGAAGCCGGCCTGCTTGGCCGACGCGGCGATCAACTGGTACTCACTGGCACGCCGGGGGTTGTTGTCGGCGTACATGAACCGCACGTTGACCGGAGTCTTGACACCGGCCTGGGCGAGCAGGGCCTTCGCGCCCGCGAGGTCGACCTTGTCGTAGGCACTCAGCCCGTTGGCGGCCACCATGGGAGCGTACCCGGGTGATCCCGGCACCTGCGTGAACGAGTCACGGATGGTGGCGGACGGGTTCAACGGCTTGATCAGACGATCGATGATGTCCTGGCGCGGAATGGTCTTCAGGAACGCCGTACGGACTTCGGTCGCCTTGGTGGCGTCGCCACCGTAGGTCTTGGGGTCGAAGGGCCCGCTGTTGTTCTCGGCCAGGTCGACGTGCTCGTAGGTGCCGCCGCTGCCGTTGATGACCTTGACACCCTGGCCCGAAAGCGCCGTGGCGCCCTTGAGCACGTCCGCGGTCGCCTGCGGGTTGATGATCTGCAGCTCACCGTTGGCCAGCGACTGGACCGCCGCGGTCGGGTCGGGTGCGTACGCGATGGTGATGGTGGCGACGGCCGGCTTCGGTCCCCAGGTGTAGTTGGGGTTGATCTTGAAGGTCTGGAACTGGTTGGCCTTGAAGTCCGACATCACGTACGGACCGCTGGACAGGTAGAGCAACGGGTCGGTCGGCATCGCGGTGAAGTCGAACGCCGTGTTCCAGGTGTTGGCCACCTTGGCCAGCGACAACTTGTCCTTGGTCTGGGCTGCCTTCACCAGCGCGGCGACGGCTGCTGTCGGATCCTTGATGCCGAGGGCCTTCTCCGCCACGGCGTGGGCCGCGACACCGATCGTCAGGTTCAGCTGGTAGTCCACGAACGGCTGCGAGAAGACGGTGGTCAAGGTCTTGTGGTCGGCCGAGATGGTCGGGAAGGCCTTGACGAGAGCGAGGCCGGGACTGGAGGAGTCGAAGGCCACCGTGGTCGGGGTGGACGGCAACGGGTTGCCGTCCTTGTCGGTCTTGAGGTCACCGGTGTTGAAGTTCCCACTGTTGCTGATCCAGGTCATCAGCAGATCCTCGGCGGTGACCGGAACACCGTCGGACCACTTCGCGTCCTTGTTGATGGTGTACGCGATCGTCAACGGGCTCTTGGACGTCACCTTGCACGTCATGAAGGAGTCGTTGTTGACCAGGTTGAGATCTTTGTCGTAGTACCAGTTCTGCGCCTGCGTCAGGTACAGGGCGTTGGCGTTGTAGGTCGAGTTGCCGTGTGCCGACTGCGAGTTCCAGGAGGTCGACAACTCGTTGAAGCCGACGGAGACCGTTCCGGACGTGGTCGCCGGCGCGGTGTACGGACCGTGGGGCTTGCCGCAGCCGTCCGCACCCGCCGGCTGGGTCGAGGTGGACGGAGCACCGGTGCCGCCTGCGCCACTGGTGGCCGTGCCGCTGGTCGCCGCGCCACTCGTCGCCGGGGCGCTGCTGGCCGAGCCGCTGCTCGCCGCCGCGCTGGAGCCGGCGGCCGACGTGGCGGAGCTGGACGAGGGGCTGGCCTGTCCGGGAGAGCTGGTGCACGCGGCGAAGACCAACGCCGATGCTGCGACGAAGGCAGTGAGTGTCACTGCCCGTGTTCTTGTCATGAAGGATCCTCCTGAAGGGCACTGCGCAACCCGT is from Nakamurella sp. PAMC28650 and encodes:
- a CDS encoding ABC transporter ATP-binding protein, which produces MTHAEIPVDPSGSGQVAPVLSVDDLDIDFWVDGTWYPAVEQASFKLFPGEVLAIVGESGSGKSTIAMSIMGLLPKNSHVEGSIKLGQRELVGASQRAFRAIRGKEVSVIFQEPMTALNPVYTIGFQIMEMLRTHQAMAPSQARKRAIELLTMVEIPDPERRVDAYPHQLSGGQRQRAMIAQSLAMDPRLLIADEPTTALDVTVQAEVLKLMRDLKDRLDASIILITHDMGVVADMATRIIVMKEGRIVETGTAREIFRHPQQAYTRQLLEAVPHLGSVVATEGVEVASHLADALDGAAPTSSTHTTPVEVDKLRRATAPAGVPLVVDLVDVAVEYPRRGRTPAFRAVDDFTLAIGQGEVVGLVGESGSGKTTIGRAIVGLLPFVEGSASVVGTNMVNARESDLRTVRNDVSFVFQDPGSSLNPRLPVGESIGEPLLLRKVVKGKKALSARVEALLDQVQLPRALRNRYPHELSGGQRQRVGIARALALSPKLLIADEPTSALDVSVQAKVLDLFQELQRDQGFACLFVSHDLAVVEILARRIVVMHHGKLVEMGTREQILSNPLDDYTKRLLAAVPVPDPDEQAIRREQRDKLLAAGVGVEPDEFEVFA
- a CDS encoding PH domain-containing protein — translated: MSSTDPTTAQTFRPTFGRWLTAAIWTLSVIALLSAFIQSPAAGLRAAPWLALLSGAVWAAYWRPQVAVDVAGVHLVNVLRTIDLPWPSIQRIDTKWALTLFTAYGKFPAWAAPAPGGMNATLISRRTGSGLPPSTFGPHGTIRPGDHPDSASGAAAAVVRRQWEELRDLGFLDDPRLEFSRPPIRLHRRTIVAGALLLLACAASALL
- a CDS encoding ABC transporter permease yields the protein MTEHMSPDPSRDVVPLEPGEKGTLEQREVAGLSQSQIVRKRFFRHRGAVISLTALILILLLSATSIGWGPIPGWWRHNYFDVIAPPEGAGASLSIFGIGGHDFFSMGQYPFGADGQHGQDNFAQVMRGIQQTLTLVVITGILSTVVGVVLGAIAGYYRGWVDSLIMRFTDLIITLPVLLVTAVLGFVFSARGVVSVAVALGLLSWTSMTRLVRAEFLTLREREFVDAAKVAGASSARIIFKHMMPNSVGVIVVNATLTISSSILVEAALSFLGFGIQYPDVSLGSLISTYQAAILTGQPYLFFWPGIFIIVIVLCLNFIGDGLRDAYDPRQKRIPKARDLRKSKEIARSTLAPAEV
- a CDS encoding ABC transporter permease, whose protein sequence is MLTFIVRRVIAAIFITIGASFIAYILVANAGDPLGDARGLPAAQRGQAIATVTATLHLDVNPVFRFFIWLKGVSGCFVGKCDFGQNIQQTPVNGLLSAALGQSIKLILASTILAVILGIAIGVVSALRQYSGLDYGVTFLAFLFFALPVFFIGVILKDLLAIRFNTFLDTGGSFSWSAIFLVSAAVAVIGYSLVPGEILRRLTIGAIIFVVALVAMYYITVDHWLVNPSLGPVVIAVLSVLLGLGITVLTAGLSNKKALYTSMTVVAIGVALWYPLQYWPFHNGMSWAKMILILVIAILVGVGVGYAFGGDDKGLSARTGALTGAATGFIIFVDRLMRAWQSYSSNPAIAGRPIRTTLPSTPNLQGDFWIQTTDTLTHLVLPTITLMLISLATHSRFSRASMLEVMNQDYIRTARSKGLTERTVVMRHAFRNALIPMATVVAFDISGLIGGAVLTEQVFGWKSMGSLFSQGLRQADPNPVMAFFVVGALIAVLANLLADIAYAALDPRIRLS
- a CDS encoding ABC transporter family substrate-binding protein, with protein sequence MTRTRAVTLTAFVAASALVFAACTSSPGQASPSSSSATSAAGSSAAASSGSASSAPATSGAATSGTATSGAGGTGAPSTSTQPAGADGCGKPHGPYTAPATTSGTVSVGFNELSTSWNSQSAHGNSTYNANALYLTQAQNWYYDKDLNLVNNDSFMTCKVTSKSPLTIAYTINKDAKWSDGVPVTAEDLLMTWISNSGNFNTGDLKTDKDGNPLPSTPTTVAFDSSSPGLALVKAFPTISADHKTLTTVFSQPFVDYQLNLTIGVAAHAVAEKALGIKDPTAAVAALVKAAQTKDKLSLAKVANTWNTAFDFTAMPTDPLLYLSSGPYVMSDFKANQFQTFKINPNYTWGPKPAVATITIAYAPDPTAAVQSLANGELQIINPQATADVLKGATALSGQGVKVINGSGGTYEHVDLAENNSGPFDPKTYGGDATKATEVRTAFLKTIPRQDIIDRLIKPLNPSATIRDSFTQVPGSPGYAPMVAANGLSAYDKVDLAGAKALLAQAGVKTPVNVRFMYADNNPRRASEYQLIAASAKQAGFNVIDGKNAKWSSQLTNTKIYDAVLFGWQNSTTGVAQNPPNFLSGAAGQNNFYGYKNADVDKWMNQLNITTDAATQTKLLTETEQQLVKDGFGTILFQFPDITAFDTNKVTGVGGIGLVPGVFSNFWEWKIAG